GGCGCCCTTGCCGGTCGCCTCCTTGACCAGCTTCTTGGCCAGCGCGTCACCCCGGGCGGCATCGCTCTGCGGGCTCCCGGTGGCGCCGGCCGGACCGGCGAGGAGCAGCGGGGAGACGAGGGCCGCGGCCGCGAGGGCGGCGGTTGCTGCGGCTATACGGCGAGAGGGCATGAAGGTCCTTTCACAGCGGACAAGCCCGTGCTGGGGAGTGGTGGACGCACGTTAGACACCAAGGGGCGGCGCTCGCCAGAGTTTTCACCGGATGTCTCCCAGGAAGCCCCGGGCTTCAGCCCGGGGAGGAACGGGTCCTCGGGACGGAGCCGCGTAGCGGCGGAGTTCGTTGCACATCTGCTGTGACCAGCGCTTTCCTTCGTTGTCAGTGGGGGCGGCTAGGTTGGGGAGCATGTCGACAGCAGCGGTGGCCGAGGGGGAGGCCGGGCATGCCCGGTACACCTTCCGGCTTCGTGTGTCGTCCAGCGCGCTGGCCTGGCTTGAGGCGGAGTGGACGCGGTGCCGGTGGGTGTGGAACGAGTGTGTGGCGATGTCCCGCAAGGTCCACGCCCACAACAAGACGGCCGGCGAGAAGGTGACGTGCGGTCCGTCGCAGCTCGACAAGATGCTGACCGGGGCCCGACGCTCGATGGCGTGGCTTCGTGAGGGAAGCAGCGTTCCGCAGCAGCAGATCATCCGGGACTTCGCCAAGTCCCGCGCGAAGGCCCTCAAGGACGTCAAGGCCCGGTTGCCGGTACGGCAGCGTGCCGGGATGCCGAAGTACAAGAAGAAGCACGCAGCGGACCCCACGCTCAACTACACGCAGCGCGGCTTCCGGCTCAAAGACGGGCGTCTGCACCTGGCCGGAAACATCAGCGTGACCGTGGTGTGGTCGCGGGATCTGCCCGAGCCGCCGTCGTCGGTACGCGTCTACCGCGACAGCCTCGGCCACTGGTACGCCAGCTTCGTCGTCCCCACGACCACCGAGCCGCTGCCCTGCACCGGCGCGGTGATCGGTATCGACTGGGGTGTGAGGGAGACCGCGACCACCACGTCCGACGACCACGACCTGCCCCACGCCCAGCACGGGAAGAAGGCCGCCGCGAGGCTGGCGCACTACCAGCGGATGATGGCCCGCCGCCGCGCGCCCAAGGGCAAGGCCCCCTCGAAGGGCTACCGCGCCGCGCGGCGACAGGCCGCCAAGGCGCACAAGAAGGTGGCCCGGCAGCGTCAGGACACCGCCCGCAAGTGGGCCAAGAAGGTGGTCCGCGACCACGACGCGCTCGCCGTCGAGGACTTCAGGCCGAAGCTCCTCGCCAAGTCCACGATGGCCCGCAAGGCCGCAGACGCCGCGATCGGCGCCACCAAGACGGCCCTGATCGAGATGGGCCGCAAGCACGGCCGCGCCGTGCACCTGGTCCACCCCGCGCACACCACCATGGACTGCGCCAAGTGCGGAGCGAGAACCAAGCACGCACTACCCCTCTCAGAACGAACCTACTCGTGCACCGCATGCGGAACCGTGTCCCCCAGGGACAAGAACTCCGCCCACGTCATGTCCCCCAGCTACCGCTGGGAGGTGCCCCCACGTCCGGGCTGGTCTCAACCCGGCTGGTGCTGACCGTGTAAGAGCTGACGGACCGCCGGTCCACAGCCAACGTGAGCCAGGAATCCCCTCCCTATAGGGAGGGGAGGATTCAATGCTTCCGGTTTGTGAAACGGATATCGGTACCTCGCCCGGCGTGTGGTCAGCCGGTGGTCAGCGAAGAATTCCCTCTATGAAATCGGAACCTATGCGTGCGACCACGGACAGATCCAACTGATGCTGCACATAGCGCCCTTGGCGCCGGGTGTGCATCAGGCCCGCCTTCTTCAGGACGGCCAGGTGCCGGGACACCTCCGGCGCGGATATCCCGTACACCCGCGCCAGTTCACTGGTCGTGTACGGAGCCCGCGCCAGACTGCGGCACAGCATCATCCGCATCGGGTGCGCCAGCGCCTCCATCCGGCGCTGGAGCAGCTCCACCGAGCCCGGCCCGGAGCCCAGTTCGGGCGAGTCCAGCGGGTAGTGCACCACCGGCTGCCAGCCAGGCGCGTGCAGCACCAGCAGGTGCGGCCAGCCGAAGTTCGTCGGAACGAAGAGCAGCCCGGCCCCGATGCGCGGATCGGTGGCCGTGGCCTGGCCGTGCACCATCTTGTCGGCGGTGATCGTCGTCAGCGCATCGTCCACGCTCAGCGCCGGGGAGACCTCCCGCAGCGCCGCCGGCAGCCCCTTGCGGCGCAGCACCTCCGCCTTGTGCCGGGCGTCCGCCGTCTGCCGGGGCTCGATCCGCCGCCAGGTCTCCGCGAAGAAGGCCTCGTCGCAGTCCTCCAGGAGCCGCCGCATCCACACGCGGACGGCCGCCGGGTCGTCCAGCAGCCGGATCGAGAACTGCAGCTGGCGGGGGCCGCGCGCGGCCGCCGTCTCCAGCGCCTTCGCCCGCGCGGCCCCGTCCTTCAGCGGGTGGGGGCCGCCGCCCTCGTTGTAGAGCGCCAGCCAGCAGTGCTCCA
The Streptomyces sp. NBC_00091 genome window above contains:
- a CDS encoding DUF5937 family protein yields the protein MSVTIDIAGLPAERIGFAPSPLAELCMTLHALSQPAHHPGLQSWTTSTTASLDPCLADRLLEAEFMWRSSFSDIFMAFAGVPGGTGRPGATLAEELDVLDRMDDERFVMAALEHCWLALYNEGGGPHPLKDGAARAKALETAAARGPRQLQFSIRLLDDPAAVRVWMRRLLEDCDEAFFAETWRRIEPRQTADARHKAEVLRRKGLPAALREVSPALSVDDALTTITADKMVHGQATATDPRIGAGLLFVPTNFGWPHLLVLHAPGWQPVVHYPLDSPELGSGPGSVELLQRRMEALAHPMRMMLCRSLARAPYTTSELARVYGISAPEVSRHLAVLKKAGLMHTRRQGRYVQHQLDLSVVARIGSDFIEGILR